A genomic region of Raphanus sativus cultivar WK10039 chromosome 6, ASM80110v3, whole genome shotgun sequence contains the following coding sequences:
- the LOC108806924 gene encoding uncharacterized protein LOC108806924 gives MDWPTTLISRRLCNLLIFFVHKNSSSDSDNQLSAMKHGGKDHHRRRNRGGAFSSSSSPPKTRPSGSPSRTSGESRGGKVATSATILDREETGLFPGPGYDDPNPEPRSFPYSVKQQCWEKAEKIKGRDPERWRRDHLGNIVFRKLVGCPGCLCHDYDHIVPYSKGGKSTLDNCQVLQAKVNRSKGNKTDISRAELIQRSSYCRVAGRDMDLIELTAYGNVQRAPESSGCRMQ, from the exons ATGGATTGGCCTACGACACTCATCTCACGAAGACTCTGTAATCTTTTGATTTTCTTCGTCCACAAAAACTCCTCCTCGGATTCGGATAATCAACTCTCGGCGATGAAACACGGCGGCAAAGACCACCACCGACGCCGAAACCGAGGAGGAGccttttcctcttcttcttccccacCAAAGACCCGACCTTCAGGGTCACCCAGCCGGACTTCCGGCGAATCACGCGGCGGAAAGGTTGCGACTTCGGCCACTATACTCGACCGCGAGGAGACGGGTCTCTTTCCCGGGCCGGGTTACGATGACCCGAATCCAGAGCCGAGGAGCTTCCCTTACAGCGTGAAGCAGCAATGCTGGGAGAAAGCGGAGAAGATTAAAGGCAGAGACCCTGAGCGTTGGAGGAGAGATCATTTAGGGAACATTGTGTTTAGGAAGCTCGTAGGCTGTCCTGGATGCTTGTGTCATGATTACGACCACATTGTTCCTTACTCCAAG GGTGGCAAGAGCACTCTGGACAACTGTCAGGTTCTGCAG GCAAAGGTAAACCGATCGAAGGGAAATAAAACCGACATTTCTAGAGCCGAGCTTATCCAGAGGAGTTCCTACTGCCGAGTTGCTG GACGGGATATGGATCTCATTGAGCTAACAGCTTATGGGAATGTACAACGTGCCCCTGAGTCCAGTGGATGCAGGATGCAATGA